A genomic window from Phocoena sinus isolate mPhoSin1 chromosome 20, mPhoSin1.pri, whole genome shotgun sequence includes:
- the EMC6 gene encoding ER membrane protein complex subunit 6: MAAVVAKREGPPFISEAAVRGNAAVLDYCRTSVSALSGATAGILGLTGLYGFIFYLLASILLSLLLILKAGRRWNKYFKSRRPLFTGGLIGGLFTYVLFWTFLYGMVHVY; the protein is encoded by the coding sequence ATGGCCGCTGTGGTGGCCAAGCGGGAGGGGCCGCCGTTCATCAGCGAGGCCGCTGTGCGGGGCAACGCCGCCGTCCTGGATTACTGCCGGACCTCAGTGTCGGCGCTGTCAGGGGCCACGGCCGGCATCCTCGGCCTCACCGGCCTCTACGGCTTCATCTTCTACCTGCTGGCCTCCATCCTGCTCTCCCTGCTCTTAATTCTCAAGGCGGGAAGGAGGTGGAACAAATACTTTAAGTCGCGAAGACCTCTCTTTACAGGAGGTCTCATTGGAGGCCTCTTCACTTACGTCCTGTTCTGGACATTCCTCTACGGCATGGTGCACGTCTACTGA
- the TAX1BP3 gene encoding tax1-binding protein 3 — protein MSYVPGQPVTAVVQRVEIHKLRQGENLILGFSIGGGIDQDPSQNPFSEDKTDKGIYVTRVSEGGPAEIAGLQIGDKIMQVNGWDMTMVTHDQARKRLTKRSEEVVRLLVTRQSLQKAVQQSMLS, from the exons ATGTCCTACGTCCCGGGCCAGCCGGTCACCGCCGTGGTG CAAAGAGTTGAAATTCACAAGTTGCGTCAAGGTGAGAACTTAATCCTGGGCTTCAGCATTGGAGGTGGAATTGACCAGGATCCCTCCCAGAATCCTTTCTCAGAAGACAAGACGGACAAG GGCATTTACGTCACACGGGTATCTGAAGGAGGCCCTGCGGAAATTGCTGGGCTGCAGATTGGGGACAAGATCATGCAG GTGAACGGCTGGGACATGACCATGGTCACACACGACCAGGCCCGGAAGCGGCTCACCAAGCGCTCGGAGGAGGTGGTGCGTCTGTTGGTGACGCGGCAGTCGCTGCAGAAGGCCGTGCAGCAGTCCATGCTGTCCTAG
- the P2RX5 gene encoding P2X purinoceptor 5 isoform X2, with the protein MGQAGCKGLYQSLFDYKTEKYVIAKNKKVGLLYRLLQVSILTYLVVWVFLVKKCYQDTDTSLQSSIITKVKGVTFTNTSELGERLWDVADYVIPPQGENVFFVITNLVVTPNQRQETCAESESIPDALCYEDSDCPPGEPVVAGNGVRTGRCLWAGSEQKGTCEIFAWCPVETKSRPAKPLLGEAEDFTVYIKNFIRFPKFNFSKTNVLDTTDRAFLKSCKFGPKDPYCPIFRLGSVVSWTGSSFQEIAVQGGVIGIQIEWDCDLDRAPSECYPRYYFNRLDNRFSENSLSSGYNFRFAKYYRDAAGVELRTLFKAYGIRFDVMVNGKAGKFNIIPTVINVGSGVALMGVGSFFCDLVLIYFIKKSHFYRDKKYEEVRDLEVLARMAESSQQSVAPDAAGLAEQPEVQDGVGAQENGCVCRQLLQPARSGHQGNGKVNVEQLQNLQTVEA; encoded by the exons ATGGGGCAGGCGGGCTGCAAGGGGCTCTACCAGTCGCTCTTCGACTACAAGACCGAGAAGTACGTCATCGCCAAGAATAAGAAGGTGGGCCTGCTCTACCGGCTGCTGCAGGTCTCCATCCTGACCTACCTGGTGGT TTGGGTGTTCCTGGTGAAGAAGTGTTACCAAGACACGGACACATCCCTGCAGAGCAGCATCATCACCAAAGTCAAGGGTGTGACCTTCACCAACACCTCAGAGCTTGGGGAGCGGCTCTGGGATGTTGCCGACTATGTCATCCCACCCCAG GGAGAGAATGTCTTCTTTGTAATCACCAACCTGGTCGTGACCCCCAACCAGCGGCAGGAAACCTGTGCCGAG AGTGAAAGCATTCCGGATGCCTTGTGCTATGAGGACAGCGACTGCCCTCCTGGGGAGCCTGTTGTGGCTGGAAATG GAGTGAGGACTGGCCGCTGCCTGTGGGCGGGGAGTGAGCAAAAGGGCACCTGTGAGATCTTCGCCTGGTGCCCGGTGGAGACAAAGTCCAGGCCAGC AAAGCCACTCCTGGGCGAAGCTGAAGACTTCACTGTTTACATAAAGAACTTCATTCGTTTCCCCAAATTCAACTTCTCCAA GACAAATGTGCTGGACACCACAGACAGAGCTTTCCTGAAGTCCTGTAAATTTGGCCCCAAGGACCCCTACTGCCCCATCTTCCGACTTGGGTCTGTGGTCAGCTGGACGGGGAGCAGCTTCCAGGAGATAGCTGTGCAG GGTGGTGTGATAGGAATTCAGATTGAATGGGACTGTGATCTTGATAGAGCTCCCTCTGAATGTTACCCTCGCTATTATTTTAACCGTCTGGACAACAGATTTTCAGAAAACTCTCTTTCTTCTGGGTACAACTTCAG GTTTGCCAAGTATTACCGAGACGCAGCTGGGGTGGAGCTCCGCACGCTGTTTAAAGCCTACGGGATCCGCTTTGATGTGATGGTGAACGGCAAG GCAGGGAAGTTCAACATCATCCCCACAGTCATCAACGTGGGCTCAGGGGTGGCGCTCATGGGTGTG GGGTCTTTCTTCTGCGACTTGGTACTCATCTACTTCATCAAAAAGAGCCACTTTTACCGAGACAAGAAATATGAGGAAGTGAG GGACCTAGAGGTCCTCGCCCGAATGGCAGAGTCCTCGCAGCAGAGCGTGGCCCCGGACGCGGCGGGGTTGGCGGAGCAGCCAGAGGTGCAGGATGGAGTCGGCGCCCAGGAGAATGGCTGTGTGTGCCGGCAGCTCCTCCAGCCTGCCAG GTCTGGCCACCAGGGGAATGGAAAGGTGAATGTGGAGCAGCTGCAGAACCTGCAGACCGTGGAGGCATAG
- the P2RX5 gene encoding P2X purinoceptor 5 isoform X1: MGQAGCKGLYQSLFDYKTEKYVIAKNKKVGLLYRLLQVSILTYLVVISRNLDLSEVSSCWVFLVKKCYQDTDTSLQSSIITKVKGVTFTNTSELGERLWDVADYVIPPQGENVFFVITNLVVTPNQRQETCAESESIPDALCYEDSDCPPGEPVVAGNGVRTGRCLWAGSEQKGTCEIFAWCPVETKSRPAKPLLGEAEDFTVYIKNFIRFPKFNFSKTNVLDTTDRAFLKSCKFGPKDPYCPIFRLGSVVSWTGSSFQEIAVQGGVIGIQIEWDCDLDRAPSECYPRYYFNRLDNRFSENSLSSGYNFRFAKYYRDAAGVELRTLFKAYGIRFDVMVNGKAGKFNIIPTVINVGSGVALMGVGSFFCDLVLIYFIKKSHFYRDKKYEEVRDLEVLARMAESSQQSVAPDAAGLAEQPEVQDGVGAQENGCVCRQLLQPARSGHQGNGKVNVEQLQNLQTVEA; this comes from the exons ATGGGGCAGGCGGGCTGCAAGGGGCTCTACCAGTCGCTCTTCGACTACAAGACCGAGAAGTACGTCATCGCCAAGAATAAGAAGGTGGGCCTGCTCTACCGGCTGCTGCAGGTCTCCATCCTGACCTACCTGGTGGT AATCTCCCGCAATTTGGATCTGTCTGAGGTCTCCTCATG TTGGGTGTTCCTGGTGAAGAAGTGTTACCAAGACACGGACACATCCCTGCAGAGCAGCATCATCACCAAAGTCAAGGGTGTGACCTTCACCAACACCTCAGAGCTTGGGGAGCGGCTCTGGGATGTTGCCGACTATGTCATCCCACCCCAG GGAGAGAATGTCTTCTTTGTAATCACCAACCTGGTCGTGACCCCCAACCAGCGGCAGGAAACCTGTGCCGAG AGTGAAAGCATTCCGGATGCCTTGTGCTATGAGGACAGCGACTGCCCTCCTGGGGAGCCTGTTGTGGCTGGAAATG GAGTGAGGACTGGCCGCTGCCTGTGGGCGGGGAGTGAGCAAAAGGGCACCTGTGAGATCTTCGCCTGGTGCCCGGTGGAGACAAAGTCCAGGCCAGC AAAGCCACTCCTGGGCGAAGCTGAAGACTTCACTGTTTACATAAAGAACTTCATTCGTTTCCCCAAATTCAACTTCTCCAA GACAAATGTGCTGGACACCACAGACAGAGCTTTCCTGAAGTCCTGTAAATTTGGCCCCAAGGACCCCTACTGCCCCATCTTCCGACTTGGGTCTGTGGTCAGCTGGACGGGGAGCAGCTTCCAGGAGATAGCTGTGCAG GGTGGTGTGATAGGAATTCAGATTGAATGGGACTGTGATCTTGATAGAGCTCCCTCTGAATGTTACCCTCGCTATTATTTTAACCGTCTGGACAACAGATTTTCAGAAAACTCTCTTTCTTCTGGGTACAACTTCAG GTTTGCCAAGTATTACCGAGACGCAGCTGGGGTGGAGCTCCGCACGCTGTTTAAAGCCTACGGGATCCGCTTTGATGTGATGGTGAACGGCAAG GCAGGGAAGTTCAACATCATCCCCACAGTCATCAACGTGGGCTCAGGGGTGGCGCTCATGGGTGTG GGGTCTTTCTTCTGCGACTTGGTACTCATCTACTTCATCAAAAAGAGCCACTTTTACCGAGACAAGAAATATGAGGAAGTGAG GGACCTAGAGGTCCTCGCCCGAATGGCAGAGTCCTCGCAGCAGAGCGTGGCCCCGGACGCGGCGGGGTTGGCGGAGCAGCCAGAGGTGCAGGATGGAGTCGGCGCCCAGGAGAATGGCTGTGTGTGCCGGCAGCTCCTCCAGCCTGCCAG GTCTGGCCACCAGGGGAATGGAAAGGTGAATGTGGAGCAGCTGCAGAACCTGCAGACCGTGGAGGCATAG